In the Arachis stenosperma cultivar V10309 chromosome 8, arast.V10309.gnm1.PFL2, whole genome shotgun sequence genome, ACGGGTAAGCCTTGTCTTTTCCTTTGCGCTACGTACTTATTTTATTTCGGATTGAAATATATGGATAGGTCTATGATGATGACATCATAGATTTTATGAAGGGAACACCATTAGAATTTAGCAGtaaaaagaagaaacaacaacaaaaaaacaTCACTGAGTGACTTTTATGATTTCTCTACTCTTTCCATCTCCTTTACAGTTTTATTTGTTCTTGCCAAATTTACACTTGGAGCTCCATGCATCATTATCTTCTGCATATATAAATGGAGACGAAGGCATTTATCGATATATGACGGTATCGAAGATTTTCTGCAAAGCGACAATAACATTATGCCAATTAGATACTCCTACAAAGAAATCAAGAACATAACTGAAAAGTTCAAGACTAAACTAGGAAATGGAGGCTATGGCTCTGTCTTCCAAGGAAAACTTCGAAGCGGTCGTCTAGCAGCTGTTAACGTATTGAATGAGGCCAAATCCAATGGccaagaattcatcaatgaaGTTGCTACTATTGGAAGAATTCACCATGTTAATGTGGTGCAACTCATTGGTTTCTGTGTGGAGGGATCAAAGCGTTGTTTGGTATATGAGTTAATGCAGAATGGCTCTTTAgaaaaatacatattttcacCAAAAGAGAGTGTTTCCTTAAGTTGTGAAGAGCTCCACACCATTTCCCTTGGAGTAGCACGTGGTATTGAATACTTGCATAATGGCTGTGACATGAAAATTCTGCACTTTGACATCAAACCTCACAACATTCTTTTGGATGAGAACTTCAATCCAAAAGTCTCTGACTTTGGACTTGCAAGGCTATCTCCCACTGATAAAAGCATTGTGTCTCTGACTGCAGCAAGAGGAACCATAGGGTACATGGCTCCTGAGCTCTTCTACAGAAATGTTGGTGCAATCTCATACAAAGCTGATGTCTATAGCTTTGGGATGTTGTTAATGGAGATGGCTAGTAGAAGGAAGAATTTGAATGCACACACTGAAAATTCCAGCCAAATATATTTTCCCTTTTGGGTTTATGATGAATTGCAGGATGGAAGGGAAATAACAATAGAAAATGACACAGATGAAGAGATGAAGTTGGCAAAAAGAATGATGATTGTGGCATTGTGGTGTATACAAACAAAGCCTAATGATCGACCTTCAATGAAGAGAgttgtggagatgctagaacaAGACGATGACTTAGAAATGCCTCCAAAACCATACTTCTACCCACTTGATGCACCCACAGAAGAGAATGTTGAACATACTACAACTCATAGCAGTTCAAAATTATCCTCTGATGACATCTCTTCAGTCAATGATTCAAAGGAATAGAAATGATCTATTTGGACTCTACTTTGATATAATGTTGCATGCTCTGTATCTAACTAGCTTGTGTCTTAGGCTATGTCGTCTATATTAGTATTTCTGATGTATATGATGACAATAAATTTGTTCCTATGTACTCTAGATTACATGATTATCTTCACATTTTAATCAGTGTCTCTTTAATTAGTTGAGATATCCATCAAaagtatataaaataaaataaacaactaAAACTATAAAAACTTGTCCGAAAAAAGGTAAACATCACAATTTAATGAAACTATTACAGCTTATAGGTTAAGGGCGTAGAATGTGCAAAGAACATTATTGTATAAAAAATTCCCATAAATTAGGCTGGAGACTTTACCCATGAAAGCAAAACACTTGTTCTTCATGGAACCTGGTTGGCATTGTCACTCTTTATCTATCTCTCTGAAGTTGACATTGCAAGTTGCAGCATGACCTCGTCAAAGtctttgatttttgttttatcGGTCAGGCACAACACAAGTCAACTCCTTTGTTGAGTGAATAGATTAAGAGTCACATTTCATATGTACGGTGACTGGTGAATGTGAACCTTTCACAGCCAAAATAATCTATCTTAAGACAGTAAGACCTTCTATAACTTATATAGTACAAAAATATATGGTGTGATTCGATGAGCAAACTAAAGTCTGCATATACAGTTGTTACTGTTACATCCAGACATTTGACACTCACATAAAAGTGTAAGAACACCATACTTGTTgcaaaaacagaaaattgaTTATTGGAACAgagtttaaaagaaaaagagatgaaGAAGGAATTCTAAAGAAGACCTCACCATTTGCTAGAAAATATGAGGGCAAACTACCAAACTAGGCTAACATAACAGTACATACAATTTACTCCATGTAGCTAACTATAATACAAGCCAATTAGCCAAATGTATTCCGATGATATCAAGTGAGTTTTATTTGACTAGTTAAAGAAAATACAAACTTTTCATACCACTCCAAGTTAAAAGTCAATCTCACTCTTGGATCACTTCTAAATCTTGGGTAATTTGTCTTGCAGGCACACCAATTTTAGAATATTTTCTTGAAGGCCCTGTGGAAGCAAAAGGATTAGGAGGTATTGGTAATGTGTCTTGGTCTCCCTCCAACATTTGAAGCACTGTCTGCATTGATGGTCGATCCACTGCATGCCATTGGATGCACCAAAGTCCCACTGTTGCTAGTTTCTTAGCAATTTTAGcatcttcttcatcttcaataTGAATTCTCATTTCATCAGTCTCTTCTAAAACACTATGCATCCATTCTGGATAGTAAACATGGCTACTGTTTTCTTCTATATCCTCTGTGATCTTCTTCCCTTTTCTAGCAGCATCATTCCATAACTGTAAACATCAGACTTGTAAGATACATTTCCAAAGTTTCTTGAGAAAACTTCGGGCGCAATGTACCCCAAAGTTCCTCTAGCTGCTGTCATTGACACTACACTTTGATCCTTGGAACATAATTTAGCTAGACCAAAATCACAAATTTTAGGAGTAAAGTTGTGATCTAGCAAAACATTTTGAGGTTTGATATCAAAATGGAGAATGCGTTGATCACAACCTTGGTGAAGATACTCAATTCCTTTAGCTACACCTAGAGCAATCTCTTGCAACTTCTTCCACCCCAAAAAGTTTTGCTTGTTGTCGGGCAAAGTTATGAACTTCTGCAGCGAAGAATTCGGCAAGAATTCATAGACAAGAGCTCTTCTGAACCCATCAGCACAGAAACCAACCAACCGGACAATATTGACATGGTGGATTCTACCAATTATACCAACTTCATTGACAAACTCCTCCCCATTTCCCTGGTAATTATTCAGCATTTTCACCGCAATAGGAAATTCTTTTGAGATGCTTCCTTTGAAGACAGTTCCATAGGCGCCCTCTCCTAACTTGTACCCAAAGTTGTTGGTGATTCTCTTGATTTCAGTATAAGAATATCTGGTTGGCTTTTGGGCTCTGTAATCTTCAAGAAATTTTTCAATAATTGCTTGTTTTTCCTTTTGCATTATGCAAGTGTCATAGATGTAATAAATCGCTCCGGTCAGTAGGACAAGGAAAAATGATCCAAGTACTGATCCTGCATTCATCAAAACTACATCTTCAGAAAATTATCACCTTCCAAACGCAGTTTATATAAGCATAAAAAGAACTGAGAGCTAACCTATTGTGGTTACTAGAGCTGTTGATGAATCTGCAAACAATACAGGCAAAACTTAGTGATCAATTGCATTGGAATTAGACATAACATTTCCACGtgtttcaacaacaattaaTTAATGTCATATTAGTCAAGTAAAAGCTGGATAAACCTCCAGGATTTTAATTTGAGCTTAAGAATTCAGTTGAAGAAAGAATGGAAGTATGAAAAGCATGTGTACCCCTGTGGATGACATTAACAAGACAATCAAGTTGATTCTTGGTGCTGTTGTTCCAGCTGCACCTTTTGCCCTCCGATTCACATTGTTGACAGCTTGGTTCAGACCAAAACAAAACAAGAGTATCTTTCAGAGCTGGAACAAGTGCATCTGGGAGGGATGAAATATTGAACATTTTGGTGCAAGGAAACAGGGTTGTCAGGTCATGGATAGAATGCCAAGATGAAATGGCATATACTTGACTGGTTGAGCTGCTTAGGCATGGAATCATGATGTCATTGTTTATATATGTGTCCATTGCCACTGGTGAACAGTTGAAGAAGTGATAGTCATCACCCTTCTCAACTAGCATGCGCTGGAAAGGGAAAACTAAGACAGAGATATTAGTGAGGCTATGGAGGTGCTTTGGAAGGCAGGTAGATGGAGGGGTTAATTCAATTGTTTGTTTTGTATAGTCAATGTGTTTGACATTGAAGGTCACTGATTCAGGGAGCTCAAGAAACAGTTCCTCATCATCACTAGTACCTGAGCAAACCAAATCAAAGCCCGGATAGCCACAGCTTTGTGACTGACGGCCTTTGATTCTAAAAGGAAACCGAATTTCTTGATTTCCGCACAAGAAATCCGGACAGGTAGTATCAGTATTAGAGCCATGCGCAACATGAACTACACCAAAGCAAGCAAGGAGGAAAGTGGAGACTAAGATCAAATAACTATCCATGTGATTAAACTCTAATCACTATGCGGATTCAGACGTGTCTCAAGTTTAAAAGGATCTGAAAAATTGACTGAGTCCACAACTTCAATTAGCATTAAGTAGCTTAAAATTAAGTATTGAGTTGACTGGGTGAACCGTGATAGAGATAGTCAACAGCAGTTGATTTGGATGAAGGAGCATGTAAGTTTCCACGGTGTTAGTCGTCCTTTATCAAGTGAGATTAGTCACAGCCACCTGCTCTGCTCTACTGATGACCAAAGAAATGTCATCCGTTGTTGTGTTGTTGTTATCGTGCCTGTGCTTGTTCATCACAACCGCCACCACCGCCGGCGCAGCACATAATAAGTGTCTATCTCGATGGTGCGGGAAGCATAACATAAGCCATCCTTTCAGGCTAGAAGACAGTCCAAGCCAATGTGGTGACCACAGGTACACCCTCTCTTGCGAGGAGGATCACAAGTTGGTCCTGTATTGGAGATCAAGAAAGTTCAATGTTCAGTCAATTAATTACAACAACTACACGATCCGACTCCTGGATGCGAATATTAGCCACGATTACACTTCTCGACCTCCTTATTATTCCTTACCTTACGATTCTCATAGATATGGACTGTATCTTGACATGTGGGTCGAAGATGATAATGAATTGACGACTCTTCTCGTGGTGGTATATTTGAGGTGTCCAAATGACGTCATCGCAACTGCTAATGCTACTTGTATGACGAATGATTCCGATGCACTTGGGACTGCTTTCTACCTCGTCAGTGTTTTTCACAAACGCCTCCGGGATTTCGCGGTTGCAGACTCGTGCCGCATAGAGTGGATGTATCCCTCATCGTGGCCTGCTGAACGTGAAAGCAACTCATGCACTGGCGTCCGTACTCTGCTGCTTTATGGCTTTGAACTTTCTTGGTTTCCAGCATTCTATGAAGAATGGAGTTACATCTTTCGTCTCTCTGCTAATTTAATTTGCTTATTTTGAGCATCTATGTTTGCCTTTTTCTAATTTACCTTTTTCGATGTCAAAATGATACATGTTTATTTAAATTAACATGAGATCATGTGTTTTTAACATAATGCGAACCTAATGTCAGGCAGTAATAATTTTTCTTTCCCGGTATGTTCCTGGCAGGTATAATAGAATCGATTGGACTTTTTCTGTGCTCTGCAGCAAGTAAGTCCTTCTCTTCCTCTACAAGTACCTCATGGGATAATGAACATCACCAGAATTTAGCAGCAGAATTGAGAAACAGGAAGAACATACTATCATAGTTCAAAATTTGCTAAACAGTGCAGGAGGAACATTATTCTatttcccaaaaaaaaaattagagaagaaaCACTAATTTACGaattaaattacaaaaaatttaagagtGCAGAACTGAGACACCTTATGatttatttgctctttttctaTCTTCCTTGCAGCTGTTGCAGCTCTGTATGTTCTTCCGAAATTTGTACTACTTGGAGTTCCATTCGTCATTCTTTTATGCATATATAAATGGCGACGGAGGCATTTATCTGTGTATCCAACAATTGAAGATTTTCTTCGAAGCGACAATAGTATTATGCCAATTAGATATTCCTACAGGGATATCAAGAACATAACAGGAGTGTTCAAGACAAAACTGGGGAATGGAGGCTACGGTTCTGTCTTTCAAGGAAAACTTCGAAGTAGCCGCCTTGTAGCCGTCAAGTTGTTGAATAAGGCTAAATCCAATGGccaagaattcatcaatgaaGTTGCTACTATTGGTAGAATTCACCATGTCAACATAGTGCAACTTATTGGTTTCTGCGTAGAGGGATCAAAGCGTGCTCTCATATATGAGCTCATGGAAAATGGATCATTAGAAAAATACATATTTTCCCCTCAGAAGAATGATTCCTTAAGTTGTGAAAAACTCTACACCATTTCCCTTGGAGTAGCACGTGGAATTGAATACTTGCATAATGGCTGTGACATGAAAATTCTGCACTTTGACATCAAGCCTCACAATATTCTTTTGGATGAGAACTTCAACCCAAAAGTCTCTGATTTTGGACTTGCAAGGCTGTCTCCCTCTGATAAAAGCATTGTGTCTCTGACTGCAGCAAGAGGAACCATAGGGTACATGGCTCCTGAGCTTTTCTACAGAAATGTTGGCGCAATCTCATACAAAGCCGATGTCTATAGCTTTGGAATGTTGTTAATGGAGATGGCTAGTAGAAGGAAGAATTTGAATGCACAGACTGAAAATTCCAGCCAAATATATTTTCCCTTCTGGGTTTATGATGAATTGCAGGATGGAAGGGAAATAACAATAGAAAATGACACAGATGAAGAGATGAAGTTGGCAAAAAGAATGATGATTGTGGCACTGTGGTGTATACAAACAAAGCCTAATGATCGACCTTCAATGAAGAGAgttgtggagatgctagaacaAGACGATGACTTAGAAATGCCTCCAAAACCATACTTCTACCCACTTGATGCACCCACAGAGGAGAATGTTGAAGATACTACAACTCATAACAGTTCAAAGTTATCCTCTGATGACGTCTGTTCAGTCAGTGATTCAAAGGAATAGAAATAATGTGTTTGGACTCTACTTTGATATAATGTTGCATGCTCTGTAGCTAGCTAGCTTGTGTCTTTGGCTATGTCATCTATATTAGTATTTCTGATGTATATGATGACAAGATATTGGTTCCTATGTCCTCTTCTATATATACTTTCTCATCAACTTAGATagttctatatatataatttttgtttttctaagaTTATATACTTTCTTATCTTATTACTTAATTGAGTTGTTCGGATAGAAATGTTGTCTTTAACTTATAATCCAACCCAAATGCATACAGCCCTACTATTTTCccaatcaaaattaaattctacaAAACAATTATGTGAATAGTGACACTATAAAAAATGAGAATGACATTATCATTTTCCCAATAATTATGGTGAATTCTCTTATCTACTACTGGTATAAAAAACTGGTTTTACACTCTTAAGTCCACAACTTGATTAACTAATTTAACAATCAAAAACCACCATCCAGAATTGATTACTATGCTAAATGAATGAGGGAGAAATGGTCTTCATCTTCTTAGGTTCTTCATTATCACGACTTGAATAGCTATGTTTAgctgaaaaacaaaaagcatcaCGTCTAAGCAAAGggggaaagaaaagaagaagaaaacaaaaagttacGCGCATTACTTGTGGAAAATTAGTGAATGGACAGTGTTTGATTTGCGCATCAATCTTTTGTGCTTGGAGCACATCATATACGAGTATATTGAAAGAAATTTTTCGTATAAGACAAAGGTAAACATTACAATTTAATGAAAGTATTATAAGTTAAGTGCCTAGAATGTGCAAAGAACATTATTGTTTAAGGAAATTACCATGAATTAGACGTGTAGTGAAACGAATATTTGACTAATCCATTGCAAAGAGAGTGAGTGGAGGACTTGGGAGAGTGATGGTCAAAATAAAC is a window encoding:
- the LOC130944219 gene encoding rust resistance kinase Lr10-like isoform X2 — protein: MLNLCTFFIHLLPLLWISLRVFDIYATRWNTKVAKDSDKRMCSSGWCGRHDIRYPFRLNNSSPSYCGEPRLTKQMLYLKCPAYGVKSSATAAATTCMNGSYALGSTFYVSDLDKTLQDLAFRDSCHVEWMYLTSWPTEIEDRNISCTDIHHMLLYGFELSWLKVYCKYDAMFSDHNKVICYKPSVIIPESFLLSTYVEVLIFGTVLFVLAKFTLGAPCIIIFCIYKWRRRHLSIYDGIEDFLQSDNNIMPIRYSYKEIKNITEKFKTKLGNGGYGSVFQGKLRSGRLAAVNVLNEAKSNGQEFINEVATIGRIHHVNVVQLIGFCVEGSKRCLVYELMQNGSLEKYIFSPKESVSLSCEELHTISLGVARGIEYLHNGCDMKILHFDIKPHNILLDENFNPKVSDFGLARLSPTDKSIVSLTAARGTIGYMAPELFYRNVGAISYKADVYSFGMLLMEMASRRKNLNAHTENSSQIYFPFWVYDELQDGREITIENDTDEEMKLAKRMMIVALWCIQTKPNDRPSMKRVVEMLEQDDDLEMPPKPYFYPLDAPTEENVEHTTTHSSSKLSSDDISSVNDSKE
- the LOC130944221 gene encoding rust resistance kinase Lr10-like: MTKEMSSVVVLLLSCLCLFITTATTAGAAHNKCLSRWCGKHNISHPFRLEDSPSQCGDHRYTLSCEEDHKLVLYWRSRKFNVQSINYNNYTIRLLDANISHDYTSRPPYYSLPYDSHRYGLYLDMWVEDDNELTTLLVVVYLRCPNDVIATANATCMTNDSDALGTAFYLVSVFHKRLRDFAVADSCRIEWMYPSSWPAERESNSCTGVRTLLLYGFELSWFPAFYEEWSIIESIGLFLCSAATVAALYVLPKFVLLGVPFVILLCIYKWRRRHLSVYPTIEDFLRSDNSIMPIRYSYRDIKNITGVFKTKLGNGGYGSVFQGKLRSSRLVAVKLLNKAKSNGQEFINEVATIGRIHHVNIVQLIGFCVEGSKRALIYELMENGSLEKYIFSPQKNDSLSCEKLYTISLGVARGIEYLHNGCDMKILHFDIKPHNILLDENFNPKVSDFGLARLSPSDKSIVSLTAARGTIGYMAPELFYRNVGAISYKADVYSFGMLLMEMASRRKNLNAQTENSSQIYFPFWVYDELQDGREITIENDTDEEMKLAKRMMIVALWCIQTKPNDRPSMKRVVEMLEQDDDLEMPPKPYFYPLDAPTEENVEDTTTHNSSKLSSDDVCSVSDSKE
- the LOC130944219 gene encoding LEAF RUST 10 DISEASE-RESISTANCE LOCUS RECEPTOR-LIKE PROTEIN KINASE-like 2.4 isoform X1, with translation MLNLCTFFIHLLPLLWISLRVFDIYATRWNTKVAKDSDKRMCSSGWCGRHDIRYPFRLNNSSPSYCGEPRYTLSCENDNQLFLYLKSIKFQVQSINYNNYTIRLVDANVALHSHDISYPLPYSLTPSNFTGAQDEPYQYWIYKQHFDFIRLTKQMLYLKCPAYGVKSSATAAATTCMNGSYALGSTFYVSDLDKTLQDLAFRDSCHVEWMYLTSWPTEIEDRNISCTDIHHMLLYGFELSWLKVYCKYDAMFSDHNKVICYKPSVIIPESFLLSTYVEVLIFGTVLFVLAKFTLGAPCIIIFCIYKWRRRHLSIYDGIEDFLQSDNNIMPIRYSYKEIKNITEKFKTKLGNGGYGSVFQGKLRSGRLAAVNVLNEAKSNGQEFINEVATIGRIHHVNVVQLIGFCVEGSKRCLVYELMQNGSLEKYIFSPKESVSLSCEELHTISLGVARGIEYLHNGCDMKILHFDIKPHNILLDENFNPKVSDFGLARLSPTDKSIVSLTAARGTIGYMAPELFYRNVGAISYKADVYSFGMLLMEMASRRKNLNAHTENSSQIYFPFWVYDELQDGREITIENDTDEEMKLAKRMMIVALWCIQTKPNDRPSMKRVVEMLEQDDDLEMPPKPYFYPLDAPTEENVEHTTTHSSSKLSSDDISSVNDSKE